In Bosea sp. PAMC 26642, the DNA window TTCTGGGCCAGCGTCTTCAGCAAGGCCGGATCGCCGTATGGCGCATAGGTCACGAAGCTGCGGCCATCCGAGAAGGTGCCGGAAATCTCCTGCCCCGCCACCACGACATTGGCGATCCGGCCCGCTTCCGACTCGTTGATGAGCTGGCTGTAGGGGATCTCGTTGGTGCTGGCGCGCTGGCTCGGGCTCTGGAACAGCGTCACAAGCGCCAGAACGAGCAGGAAGATCACCACCCAGAGGGCGAAATTGCGGAAGTTCGGATTCATCACCAGTCCGATCGGGCCACCGTCGAAGCGTCGGGGCCAAGGGTTTACCAGCCTAATCTAGGTGCGACAGCCCCCCTTGCCAAGGGAAACAGCCTTAACGCGCGAACTCATCACGACGCAGGGTGAACGCCGCGTCTGCGCAATGCCTCGCGGCGGAAGCGAAGCACGCCGTCGCGACGCAAGGACAAGACATATCCCGATAATGTCCGCGTCATGGCTAAGCCGGCCCGGAGCGCCGCAGCCAGCGCCAGACCGCAGGTTTCCAGCCGCTCCAGCCGCGCAAAGCCGGCAGCATCACCATCGAGCCGCGCCAGCGCCATGGCCAGCATCCGAAGCAGGATTTCGTCGGGCTCATTGCGGACAGGCGCAAGGTCCAGGCACAGTTCCTCACTCGGGGGTGCAGCAGGCAAAAGACTCGCCGCGAAAAGCCCTGTCGCTCGCGCCTCAACCGCCTGTTCGAGACGTGCCAGCCGCGAAGCGAAGGTCGCCAGCCGCCGGGCGCTCAGACCCTCGCTCGCAAGTAAGGGCATCAGCGCACGCCAGCGCACCCGCTCGAAACGGCGATCTTCATTGCTTGGATCTTCGGCGAAGGGCAGCCCGCGTTCGCGCAAGGTCGCCAGCAGCCGGGCTTTCGATACCCCAAGCAGCGGCCGGGCCAGCAGGATATCCGCCTTGCGGCTGCGCGCCCGCATTCCGAGAACGCCCGTCGGCCCCGATCCATGCGCCAGCCGCATCAAGATCGTCTCGGCCTGATCGTCGAGCGTATGAGCGGTGACGAGAACCGCGTCGCCCAGCTGCCGCGCCCGCGCCGTCAGCAGGCGGTAGCGTGCCTCGCGGGCACGAAGCTGCAGGCCCGACGAGGGCTTCGGTCCTTCCCATTTGAGAATGTCATGGGAAACCTCCAGCCCTTGGCAGAGCGTTTCGACTAGCCGCGCCTCGTCAGCCGCTTCAGACCGAAGGCCATGATCGACAGTGGCAGCATGAAGCTTGGGCCGACCGGACGCTCGCGCCCACTCCGCCAGCAAAACCAACAGAGTGACGGAATCCGGCCCTCCCGATACGGCGACGAGAAGGCCCGTCTCACATTCGAGCGGAGCAAATAGCGTCTCGGCCTCGCCAGCCGAAACCGGCGTCTCGTCGAAAGCGGCCGGCGCGACCCCGTTCAAGCGCAGCCAGAGCGGCGGCGCTCGCGCTCGACGCCCTGACGCACCGCGTTCGAGGCGGCGGGATAATCGACGCCGACCTTGGCATAGGTGGCGCAGGCCTGGTCGCGGGCGCCGAGCCCGTTCAGCGACATGCCGAGCTTCAGCAGGCTGTCGGGCGCCTTAGCCGTGCGCGGGCTCTCGCGCGAGATCTTCAGGAACTGTTCGGCCGCCTCGCGGAAGCGCTGGCGCTGGAAATAGGTCTCGCCCAGCCAGAACGTCGCGTCGACCGCCAGCCGGTCACGCGGATAGCTCTGCAGGAACTGCCGGAAGCCCATTTCCGCCTGCTCGTATTCCTTGCGCAGGATCGAGGCATAGGCCAGGTCGTAGGCCTCCTTCGCCGACGCTGGACCGCCTGCGGCTGCCGCAACGCTGGGTCCGCGCGGTGCGCCCGCCGGCAGCGCTCCCTGCGGCACATTGCGGCCGACGCCCTGGAGGTCGAGCGGGCCCTGCCCCTGGACGCTCCCCGGAGCGCTTTCGTCGATCAGGTCACCGAGCTGGCGCGGCGCGCCGGCGGCGCCTTGCTGATTCGCAGGATCGAAGGCATCGCCACGGCGCGGACGCGCAGGCTGCGCCCCGGCCGGAGGAGCCGCATTACCGGGAGCCGGCGCCGCCGACGGAGCGCGAGCACCGCCACCGCGCTCGTTCAGGCGGAACTCGACATCCTCCTGGAACTTGCGCAGCTGTTCGCTGAGGCGACGGTTCTCGAACTGCAGCTGCTCGATCTGGCCCGAAAGCTGGCGCAGCTGGTTTTCCATGCGCGACGTCCGCACCACGAGGTCGGCCGCATCCTGTGCCTGCGCTGCCGGTCCCGCGACGAGAACCAGCGCAAGGGCGCAGAGCGGCAGACGCATCAGGCGGCCGGCGCGCGACAGGAAGGATCGAACCATCATCGAAGAACCAGGTTGCAGAAAAGAAGAGTCGCAGAAGACACGGCCACCACGGCTAAAATATGAAAAGACCGGCGCTTTCTTTGCGGAAAGCGCCGGTCCCGGTCAATCTCTGAAAGCTATGGCAGGAAAAACTCAGACGCCGCCCGCGCCGTCGAGCACCGTCACCGAGCGGCGGTTCTGCGACCAGCAGGAGATGTCGTTGCAGACCGCGACCGGCCTCTCCTTGCCGTAGGAGACGATGCGCATCCGGTTGCCCGGAATGCCGCGCGAGGCGAGATAGTCGCGCACGGTCTGGGCGCGGCGCGCCGAGAGCGAGAAGTTGTATTCGCGCGTGCCGCGCTCGTCGGCATGGCCTTCGACCGTGAAAGTGTAGCGCGGATAGCGCTGCAGCCAGCCCGACTGCTTGTCGAGCGTTGCGGTCGCAGTCGATGTCAGGTCGGTGGAGTCGGTTTCGAAGAAGACGCGGTCGCCGACATTGACGACGAAGTCCTGCGCGCTGCCGGGCGTGGCGGCGCCGCCGGCCCCGAAGCCCGAACCGTCGGCGTTCTGATCCTTGGCGCAGGCGCCGAGCGCGAGCGTGGCTGCGATGGCGGCGGCGAAACGGACGGCGCGGCCGCTGGCGAAGAGGGTGGCGAGCATGGTTTGACTCCGGGACGATCGATCCTGCGAGACTGGCTCACGGATGAAAATGACACACCTCATCAATGATGCATCAACCTAAACGAGACCTTGCCAAATCAAGGCGAAGTGGCGGCATTGCGGCGTATGGTTAACCAAATATGGCGAAAGCTGGCTTTCAACAAAGCGTTGCAATTTGGCATCGCAGCGCATTACGGCGGTGCGAACGACATCGAAGGATGTGAGTCGGAACCACTACCTCGTCATTCCGGGGCAGGCCGTCAGCCCTGAGCCCGGAACCTATAGGCTCCGGTCGAAACGGATTGAGTGCGACGATGACATCGACCAATTGCGCAGGGTAGGCGTTTATGGGTTCCAGGCTCTTCGCTGCGCGAAGCCCCAGAATGACGGCGCCCTCACCGCGCCGCCGTCAGCAGCGGCGACCAGGTCGGGTCCGAGGCGAAGGCTGGCGTCGGAACCGGCACCTCAACGCGCCCGGTGATGTCGACCATGTAGAGCTTGCCACCCGACTGCCCGCCGGGATCGCGGAAGAACATCAGATACTGGCCGTTGGGCGCCCAGTTCGGCGCCTCGTTGTGGAAGCCCTCGGTCAGCAGGCGCTCGCCCGTCCCATCGGCCCGCATCACGCCGATGGCGAATCCGCCGCTGGTGCGCTTGGTGAAGGCGATCAGATCGCCGCGCGGCGACCATGACGGCTGCGAATAGGAGCCCTGGCCAAAGGAGAGCCGCTTGCCCTCCCCGCCGCCGGCACCCATCAGATAAAGCTGCTGCGAGCCGCCGCGATCGCTCTCGAACACCATCTGCGCGCCGTCGGGCGAATAGGAGGGCGAGGTGTCGATCGCGCCCGTCGAAGTCAGCCGGGTCGTCGTCCGCGAGCCGATATCGATGGCATAGAGATTGGCGTTGCCGCCCTGCTGCAGGCTGAGCGCGATCCGGGCGCCGTTGGGCGAGAAGCGGGGGCTCGAGGTCATGTCCGGGAAGTTGCCGACGATCTGGCGCTGGCCGGTCTCGATGTTGAGCACATGCACGCGCGGCTGCTCGCCCGAACGCTGCGACATGTAGGTGACCTCCTGCGAGACCGGGGAATAGCGCGGCGTCACCACCGAGACGGTGCCATCGGTCAGGTAGCGCACATTGGCGCCGTCCTGGTCCATGATGGCGAGACGCTTGCGGCGGTTCTCCTTGGTCCCGGATTCATCGACGAAGACGACTCGCGTGTCGAAGAAACCGCCGACGCCGGTGACCTTAGTGTAGATCGCGTCGGAGATGATGTGGCCGACGCGGCGCGTATTGTTCGGGTCGGTGAAATATTGCTGGCCGTCGGTCTGCGTGCCGGTGGTCACGTCCCAGAGCCGGAACTCGGCCTTGATCCGCCCGCTGCCGTCGCGCGAGACGCGGCCCGTCACCAGCGCCTGGACGCCGGCCGCCTTCCAGGCGTCGAACTGCGGCGCCGAATCGAACGGCGGATTCCGGTCGGGATGGCGCGCCTTGTCGATCGGCGTGAAATAGCCCGAGCGCTTCAGGTTGTTGGAAATCACGCCCGAGACCAGCACGCCGTTGTCGCCAGCGAAATCGGCCACCGCGATCGGCATCGGCTGGAAGGAGCCGCCGCGCAGGTCGATGACGAGTTCGGCGCGGGCGGCGGCCGGCACCATGAGCGCAGCGCCGGCGAGCACGAGAGCGCGGCGTCGCGACAGCCCGGTGGCGACGGGGCGAACGCCCTCAGCCGTGAGGGTCTCAGCGAGGATCTGGGTCACAATACGTCCCTTGCGTCGAAGTTGACGACGACGTCACGCCAGTCGTCATAATAGGAGGCGAATTGGGCCGGAATGCGCAGGGGCGCGCAACGGCGGGTCGCGGTCAGCGCCGAATCGGCGGCGACCCTGAACAGCGGGTCCGACGACGAGTTGACGACGCCCGGCGTTCCCACCAGCGACCCGTCGGTGTTCAGCTTCATCCGGACCTGCGGCACCACGGCGCCCTTCGCATTGGCGAGCGCGATCGGCACGTTCCAGCACTTCAGCAGCTGGTCCTGGATGATGCCGACGAGTTGCGCCCTCAGCGACGGGCTGAGCTTCTGCGAGGCGCCGCGCTCGGTGCCCAGCGAGGCCGTGCGGTTGACCTGCGGCGCAGCCGAGCCGGTCGACTGCGCCTGCTCCTTCGATTGAAGCAGCTTGGCGATGTCGTTCGGGTTGAAGTTCTTGGCGATCTCGGCCTCACGTTTCGCCTTGGCTTCGGCCTCCTGCTTGGCCTTGGCGGCCGCAGCGATCTTGGCCTTCGCCTCGGCTTCCGATTTCGCCTTCGCGGCAGCCGCTTCGGCTTTCTCCTTGGCCTCTTCGGCAGCCTCGGCCTTGGCCAGAGCTTCGGCCTTGGCTTTGGCCTGTGCCTCGGCGCGCGCCTGCGCATCAGCTTCGGACTTCGCCTTGGCGGCGGCCTTGGCCTGCTCTTCGGCCTGCTTGGCCTTGGAGGCGATCTCGGCCTCCTCGGCGAGCTTCGCCAGTTCCTCGCGGCGCTGTTCGGCCTGGGCCTGCGCTTCGCTCTTCTGCGGCGGCTGCTTCACCGGCTCGGGCGGCTTCGGTGTCGGCTCGGCCTTCGGCAGCAGCGCGGCCCGGGAAGGCGGCAGCGGCGCGGCGGCATTGTCGTCGGCCGTCTTCAGTTCGACGGGGCGGCTCGGCGGCGCCGGCGCATCGACCTTGGCCTCGCCTGCCTCCTTGCGCTCGACGATCTCCGACTTGCGCTCGGCCCGCTGGATCGGCTGCTCCTGGACCTTCTCGGCCTTGCGCTCGCCGCGCGTGACCTGGTTCAGCGCCGAGGGATCGACGACCTCGACCGAGATCGCTTCCTCGTTCTCCGGCAGGGGCGTCGGCGACGAAAACGCCAGCAGCCCCGCGACGAGGAACGTCACGTGGCCCAGCGCAGACATCACCATGCCCGGTTCGGAGGTCGTCAGTTTCACGCCCTGCACACTCTCGCTTGCAAAATCGTCAGCGCGCCGAAGGCTCTGTAACCAGCGCCACGCGCTTGAAGCCGGCCGACGTGATCGTCGACATCACCGATGCGACGCGTCCGTAATCGACCATCTTGTCGCCGCGCACATAGATGCGCTGGTCGAAGCCGTCCTTGGCCAGGCCCTGCAGCTTCATCACCAGATCCGGCTCCAGCGTCGGCTGGTCCTGCAGGAAGATCTGGCCCTTGCCGTCGATCGCGATCGTCACCGGCTTCTGATCGACATTGATCGGCTTGGCGCCGGTCTGCGGCAGGTCGATCGGCACGCCGGTCGCGATCAGCGGCGCCGCGACCATGAAGATGATGAGCAGCACCAGCATGACGTCGATGAACGGCGTCATGTTGATCTCTGCGATGGCGCCGTGGCGGCGCGGGCGCCGGCCCCGTCGTCCGCCGGACTTGGCTCCGGCTGCTGCTGACATGCCCATGCGATCAGCCCCTCAAGCCGCCAGCCGCTCGTCGATCTGCCGCGACAGGATCGCGGAGAACTCGTCGGCGAAGGCTTCCAGCCGGTTCGTGGCCTTGGCGACCTCGGACTGCAGCTTGTTGTAGGCCATCAGAGCCGGGATGGCGGCGAACAGGCCGATCGCGGTGGCAAACAGCGCCTCGGCGATACCGGGAGCGACCACGGCAAGCGACGAGTTCTTCGATACCGCGATCGCGGTGAACGAGTTCATGATGCCCCAGACCGTGCCGAACAGGCCGATGAAGGGCGCAGCCGACGCCACCGTCGAGAGCACGAGCAGCTTCGATTCGAGCCGCTCGGTCTCGCGCTGGATCGTCACGTCGAGCACCTTGTCGATGCGCTGCGACAGGCTGGCGACGGAGCGCCCGCCATTCTCGAAGGAGCGCTTCCATTCGCGCATCGCCGCCACGAAGACGGCGGACATGTCGCTGACAGGGCCGGTCGAGAGATCGCGATAAAGTTCTTCCAGCGAACGCCCCGACCAGAACACCTCCTCGAAGGCATCCATGCCCTTGCGCGTGCGGCGATAGAGCAATGTCTTGTCGATGATGATCGACCAGCACCAAACGGAGGCGCCGAGCAGGCCCATCATCACGAGCTTGACGACGATATGGGCGTGCCAGAACAGGGTCCAGAACGACATGTCGATCTGCGGGGCCGCTTGCGCGACATCGGCGGGATTCATCTCGTCGTCCTTCTGCCTCGGCAGGCGCTGCGCTTTTGCAACGGCGCAATCCTGCCGCACGCGTCACGGGACAACCCGCGCCGCCGCCCGATCCGCGATCCGGGGAAACTGCCAGTGCCCTCAATCGCCCCTGAATCCGGCGAAAGATGGGCGCAAACGGGGTTTCACGCGGAACGCGTGTTCGTAACGAGTTAAGCCTCCGGCAAGGTTAATGCCGGGTATACGCCGTCATTCCCGCTATGCGGTCGCTCGCCGCAGCCCGGACATGACGACGCCCGCCCCGGAGGATCCGGGGCGGGCGCGACGATTATGCTGGTCCTTAGTCGAGACGATCAGGCGGCGGTCTGGACCGTGCCCTCGCCGCTGCGCCGGTCGGCCATGAACTGGTCGAACTCGGCCTTGTCGCGGGCCATGCGCAGCTTGCCCAGGAAGTCCTGGAACTCGCGCTGCTCGTCCTCCAGACGGCGCAAAGTCTCCTGGCGGTACTCGTCGAAGGCGCGGTTGCCACTCGACGGGCCGCGATGCCAGCCGCCGCCACCGAAGCCGCCGCCGAGACCGCCTTCTTGGCCGCCCATGCGCTGGCGCAGGCGTTCCATCTTCTCCTGAAGACGGCTCATCTTGTATTCGTACCGGCCGGCGCCGGCATGACCGCAACCCATGCGTCCACTCCATATGATGAAGGCCAGGGTCGCCAGACCCAGGGGCCAGAACAGGAAGAAGCCGAGAACCGCGAAAGCGATCCAGGCCCCTTTCCCAAACTCGTCCAGTTTCGCGACGATCGGCATCGATCCCTCTCCCGAAAAGCGTGAATGTAAATCACATTTACATAAATGGATGTGGGGCGGCGCGTTGTCAAGATGCCGGATCGGGCCACGGCTCGGGCGGCACCACACCGTCATTCCGGGGCAGCGCGCAGCGAACCCATAAACGCAGGCCTGGCCAGACCGGGCATCGACGACGTGGCATCTATTCGGAACGCTCCGGAGCTTCTGGGTTCCGGGCTCGACCCTGCGGGTCGCCCCGGAATGACGGCGCGGACTCAGCCCCGTCTCTCGCCGCCGATCCCGAGCCCCTGCAGATAGATCAGCATCCCCGCCTCCAGCAGTTCCGCCGCCGACATCGGCAAAGGCCGCCTGCCGCCGTCGGCCCGGCCAAACAGCGCCGCCACGCCATGCGACATCGACCAGACATGCAGCGCCATCATCAGCGCCGGCGGGCGTTTGCCCACAGGCAGCAGCGCGATCAGCGCCTCCGACGCCGCCCGCAGATTCTGGAAGGCCCGGTCAGCAGCACTGCGAAGCTCCGGACTGGCGTCGAGCGGCACCCCGGCCTCGAACATCGCGGAATAATAGGCCGGCTCGTCATGGGCGAAGGCGAGATAGGCCCGGCCGAGCCGCTGGAACGCCGTTTCCGGATCAGGCCTGCCCTGATCCCACGCTTTGGCAAGCGCCGCCTCGAAAACCTCGAAACCACGTGCCGCGACATCGGCCAGCAGCGCATCCTTGTCGCGATAATGCCGGTAGGGTGCGGCGGGGCTAACGCCCGCGACGCGCGCGGCTTCCGCGAAGGTGAACCCGTTGGGGCCCTTCTCGCCGATCAGCCCGAGCGCGGCCCGGACCAGCTCTTCCTTGAGATTGCCATGGTGATAGCCGCGTGGCGGATCGGGGTTGTTGCGCTTCCAGCTCATGTATCGAGCGCTAACATCGTCCCGCACATTCGTCCATCGACGCCATGCTCGACGAGGGCCATCTGCGCTGACAATCTGGCACGAAGGCATGGGTCCGCCTCTTGGGGCGTTGGCATAGGGGGGCTTTCGCATGGCGCTGATGGCGCGGGCGCGCAGCTTTTTCAGGCGTTTCGTCTGGAACCGCGCCACCTTGACCGCGATCCTGCTCTCATCGCCGGCGATCCTGACCGCGATCGGCTCCTACGCCATGTCGCGATCGGTCGATGCCGAGATCGCCGAACTGAACCAGCAGCGCGACAAGATGACCGAAACCTCGAGGCAGCTCGACCTCTTCACCCGGGACGTCGAACGCTACCAGCTCGACCGCGCTTCGCTCCTGCTCGTCATGGCCGGGCAGGACAGCGATCAGCGGCTGCGCTACGCGCTCGACAAGCTGTTCCGCCTGAACGCGCAGGGCTCAATGCGCCGTGTCGCGGCGACGCTCTATCCCGATGGCTGGAAGGCGCGCATGAGCCCCTATGAAGAACTCGTCCAGCAGGAATACGGCCAACCCGAAATGGTTCAGCAGCTCCAGTCCTTCGAGAGCGGCATGATCGCCGACGCCGGCCGGCAGCTCACCACGCTTCAGGAGAGCCTCAACGGCGTCTCGGCCCGGATCGACGCCGCCACCGCCTTCAAGACGACGATCCTGAGCATCGCCAATTCGCTGATGTACATCCTCACCATCATGCTGTTCTTCCTGAAGACCAACATGAAATAGCCTATTCCGGCATCCCGAGCCGCCGCCGCAGCCCGTCGGGGATGCGCCGCGCCCGGCCGCCGCCGACGCAGGCGACCAGAACCTGCGCCGTCACCAGCACCTCCTCGCCGCGCAGCACCCGCTGGACCACGTCCATCGTGGCTCCCCGTGCCGCGATTGAGCGGGTCTCGACGGTCAAAAGGTCGTCCATCACGGCGGGCTTCAGGAAGTCGATGGTCATCTTGCGCACGGCAAAGCCCAGCGCCGTCTCGCCATCGAACAGCTCGCGCTGCGCCACCCCGAGCGAGCGGATCAGCTCGGTACGCCCGCGCTCCATGAAGCGCAGATAGGAGGCGTGATAGACGACGCCCGAGAAGTCCGTGTCCTCGTAATAGACGCGGACGGGGAGGAGGTGTGAGGCGGTCATTCAGTCCATCAGTCCGATATCTGCGCTCGCCGCGCCTTGCTTCCCAGTCGAATCACCGTAGCATCGTCATAGAAGGGGGATGCAGCTATGGCACAGATGTTCGAGAAGAAGCCGGATCAGGGCGATCCGATCCAGAGTGGCATCGCCGAATTGCTCTTCAAGAGTCGTCACGTTCTGATCACCGGCACGATCGACGACAAGCTGGCGCGGAACACGGTCGCGCATCTACTCGCCTTGGCCGAAGACGGCGACGCTCCGATCAACGTCTTCATCAGTTCGCCAGGCGGTCATGTCGAGTCAGGCGACATGGTCCATGATGTGATCAAGTTCATCAAGCCCGAGGTGCGCACCATCGGCAGCGGCTGGGTCGCCAGCGCCGGCGCGCTGATCTTCGTCGGCGCCGAGAGAAGCAACCGCTTTTGCCTGCCGAACACGCGCTTTCTGCTGCACCAGCCCAGCGGCGGCGTCGGCGGCATGGTCTCAGACATCGGCATCCAGGCCCGCCAGCTTGAATTGATGCGTCAACGCTTCGACGATCTCTTCGCGGATGCGACTGGGCAGACTCCCGAACGCATCAGGCACGACACGCAGCGCGACTTCTGGCTCAACACCCGCGAGGCGATCGATTACGGCCTGCTCGGCAAGGTGATCTCGCGGGCAGACGAGTTGTCGTAGATCGCGCGAACCAGCCTTTGGCGATCACTCCGCGGCAGTCAGCGTGCGTGTCGGCAGGGGTACCTCCCGGCCAAGCTCGGTGGCTGCCTCGATCCAGGACAGGATTGCGTCCTGCACATTGATGAGCGCCTCTTCGGGCGTGTCGCCATCGGACATGCAGCCAGGCAGATCGGGAACGGTGGCCAAATAGCCACTGCCGTTTGCTCTCGACAGGGGTTCAATCAGAACTCGATGCTCCAATCTCATGATACGTCTCCAAGAGGCAAAGCGCTGACTTCTTTCAGCGTATCGGAATCCAGCTTAACCGTCTGAACCGAACATGCGCTTACAAAATCGGGGAAAATAGATTTAAATCTCAATAGATTATCTATCGCCATTTTCTTATTTCAACAAGCGTATCTGTATCAGATTCGATATCGCCATCACGGTAAATTGCAATCCTGCAAGCCCTTTTCTTTTCAAGTCTTTCCCAATTTAGGGGCGCGCCAAATTTAAGTTCGATCTGGGATTTTTTTGCAAACAGGCAATCAAAAATGGCCTCGTTCTGCTCCTTGTTGTCACAATCAAGATAGACCTCAGCGCGCACTTTTCCACCTTGCGAGAAGCTAGTTCCGTACTTGAAAAGACGAGAATTCTGAGACGAGAAGCTATACCAATTTTGCGGCTGCGCAGCTCTTGCATTTGTGAACTTGTGCTTCTCCCTAAGTTCATCGATCAAATATTGAAAATACTGCTTATATTTCTCTCTCGTCTCGGAAATTGCCGGACTGATAGCTCCATCTCCAAGGCTCTGCCGAACCGGCTCCGAAACAAGATCAAGTAAAAATGCAGGCTTTGAATTTTCAATTCTAACAACAGAAGCCTCTAACGCATAGAATAATAAGCCGTCTTTAAAATTACTATTAAGAAAATCGATTGCAGATTTATGTTCTGGTCGCAATTTTTCGGCAATCCAAATTATGACTGATGCATTTAGCATAGATGCATATGTAATAATTTGGCCCAAATGTCGATGATCTGTACTCCCGAATTGATTTTCAATTATCACTCTTTTATTTGTAGCTATCTCATTGGCAACAATATCAGCTGAAAAATCGCCAGCAGAGACCTCTATACCATCAAGTTCTAGCTCCATTCCAATCTGGTTGCCTAGCTTATCGAGGTTTTGTGCCAGCCAAGGGGTAAAATCAGTAGCCTCTCCGCTCCATAGTGATTTGAGCGGAATTCTTTCAAGAACGCCAAGCTCTGGTCCGCTCATAACTGTTCTCCATCATCAGAAAATAGCCCGAACTGCGCCGCCTCCCGGCTCGGCTCGGGCATCCCGAGATGCCTGAACGCGTGCGGCGTCAGAAGCCGCCCGCGCGGGGTGCGCTGGATGAAACCCTGCTGCAGCAGGAAGGGCTCGATGATCTCCTCGATCGCGTCACGCGGTTCCGAGAGCGAGGCCGCGATGGTCTCGATCCCGACCGGCCCGCCGCCGAAATTGATCGCCACCGTGGTGAGGTAACGCCGGTCCATCTGGTCGAGCCCGATCGCATCGACGTCGAGCAGTCCGAGCGCCTTGTCGGCGACGGCGCGCGTGATCTGCGGGTCGCCGTCGACGATGGCGAAGTCGCGCACCCGCCGCAGCAGCCGTCCCGCGATGCGCGGTGTCCCCCGCGACCGCCGCGCAATCTCGTTGGCGCCGTCCTCGGTCATGCCGATGCCGAGCACGCGCGCCCCGCGCGCCACGATGCTCTGCAGCTCCTCGACCGTGTAGAACTGCAGCCGGATCGGGATGCCGAAGCGGTCGCGCAGCGGCGTCGTCAGCAGGCCCGCCCGCGTCGTGGCGCCCACCAGCGTGAACTTCGGCAGGTCGATCTTGACCGAGCGCGCCGCCGGCCCCTCGCCGATGATCAGGTCGAGTTGGTAGTCCTCCATCGCCGGATAGAGGATCTCCTCCACCGCAGGATTCAGCCGGTGGATCTCGTCGATGAAGAGCACGTCGCGCTCTTCCAGATTGGTCAGCTGCGCCGCGAGATCGCCGGCCTTGGCGATGACCGGCCCCGAG includes these proteins:
- the ruvB gene encoding Holliday junction branch migration DNA helicase RuvB, with amino-acid sequence MSEPRRLVTPERRDDDSETSLRPLSLADFTGQAAARANLQVFIEAARTRGDALDHVLFVGPPGLGKTTLAQIVARELGVNFRSTSGPVIAKAGDLAAQLTNLEERDVLFIDEIHRLNPAVEEILYPAMEDYQLDLIIGEGPAARSVKIDLPKFTLVGATTRAGLLTTPLRDRFGIPIRLQFYTVEELQSIVARGARVLGIGMTEDGANEIARRSRGTPRIAGRLLRRVRDFAIVDGDPQITRAVADKALGLLDVDAIGLDQMDRRYLTTVAINFGGGPVGIETIAASLSEPRDAIEEIIEPFLLQQGFIQRTPRGRLLTPHAFRHLGMPEPSREAAQFGLFSDDGEQL
- a CDS encoding DUF4268 domain-containing protein; the protein is MSGPELGVLERIPLKSLWSGEATDFTPWLAQNLDKLGNQIGMELELDGIEVSAGDFSADIVANEIATNKRVIIENQFGSTDHRHLGQIITYASMLNASVIIWIAEKLRPEHKSAIDFLNSNFKDGLLFYALEASVVRIENSKPAFLLDLVSEPVRQSLGDGAISPAISETREKYKQYFQYLIDELREKHKFTNARAAQPQNWYSFSSQNSRLFKYGTSFSQGGKVRAEVYLDCDNKEQNEAIFDCLFAKKSQIELKFGAPLNWERLEKKRACRIAIYRDGDIESDTDTLVEIRKWR
- a CDS encoding ATP-dependent Clp protease proteolytic subunit produces the protein MAQMFEKKPDQGDPIQSGIAELLFKSRHVLITGTIDDKLARNTVAHLLALAEDGDAPINVFISSPGGHVESGDMVHDVIKFIKPEVRTIGSGWVASAGALIFVGAERSNRFCLPNTRFLLHQPSGGVGGMVSDIGIQARQLELMRQRFDDLFADATGQTPERIRHDTQRDFWLNTREAIDYGLLGKVISRADELS
- a CDS encoding type II toxin-antitoxin system HicB family antitoxin; protein product: MRLEHRVLIEPLSRANGSGYLATVPDLPGCMSDGDTPEEALINVQDAILSWIEAATELGREVPLPTRTLTAAE